The Kaistella daneshvariae genomic sequence GTATCGTAGGCGGACTTTTTTTAACCCGCGTCTTCATCATTCAGCACGACTGTGGCCACAACGCGTTTTTCCCAGAACGTAAAAAAAATGATGTAACGGGCTTTATCACGAGTTTTCTGACTTGTATTCCCTATAAATACTGGGCAAGATCGCACAATCATCACCACGCGCACCAAGGTCAGCTGGACACACGAACGATTGGCGATGTCAACCTTTTAACCGTTCGCGAATACGAAGCGCTTTCGAAGTTTGCAAAATTCAAATACCGCATTTACCGTTCATTTCCTGTAATGTTTATCATCGGGCCGGCGTATTATATTTTCGTGCACAACCGCATTCCGTTCATCACCTTGAAAGGTTGGGATAAAGAAAGAAAAATGCTGCATTTTACGAACTTGTTTTTGGTTTTATTTTTTGTATTTCTGGGAATTTTGCTGTCTTTGCCAAGCTTTGATTTGGCTTACGGTTTTAAAAAGTTAGCTTTTATTTACGTTCCGATTTTGCTGACTTTTGTATTTACTGCAATTTGGTTTTTCTACATGCAACATCAGCATGATCCGAATTACAAAGCCTGGAAAAAAGACTGGGAATATGTGCTGGCGGCGATCAAAGGAAGTTCGTATTATAAATTACCGGCTATTTTGAACTTTTTTACCGGAAATATCGGTTACCATCATTTGCATCATTTGGCACCGAAAATCCCGTTTTACAAACTGAAAAAATGCAGCGAAGAAAACCCGATTTTCCAGAAACACGTTTCACAAATTACCTGGTGGGGCAGTTTAAAATATGCTTTTTACACGCTTTGGGACGAGGAAAATAACCGGATGATTAAATTTTCGCATCTGAAGAAAATTCGCGTCCAATCGTAAAAGTACTTTCTTACCTTTGCGCAGATGGCGACTGAAAAAATTATTTTAGGAATCGATCCCGGAACGACGATTATGGGTTTCGGACTTATTTCTGTCAAGGGAAGTAAAATGGAATTGCTTTCCATTCACGAATTGATTCTGAAAAAATATCCGAACCACGAAACCAAACTGAAGTACATTTTCGAACGGACTTTGTCTCTGATTGATGAATTTCATCCGGATGAGGTTGCGCTTGAAGCTCCATTTTTCGGTAAAAATGTACAGTCGATGTTGAAGTTGGGTCGCGCACAGGGCGTGGCGATGGCGGCTTCTTTATATCGCGATGTGCCGATTACGGAATATTCGCCGAAGAAAATCAAAATGGCGATTACCGGAAACGGAAACGCGAGCAAAGAACAGGTTGCAGGAATGCTGAAAACTTTGCTGAATCTTAAGGAATTTCCGACCAAATACCTGGATGCTTCCGATGGCTTGGCTGTGGCAGTTTGTCATCATTTCAATTCCGGAAATTTTTCCCAGGACAAATCTTACACCGGCTGGGACAGTTTTCTGAAACAAAATCCGGAGCGGCTGAAATAAGCTAACTAGTATAACCTCAGAATTATTTTTTGTAAATTGAGTTAACAGTAAATTTACAAAGTATTTACTTGGCTAAACCTAATACTATTTGTAACATTGTTGCGTTTTCTAAGACCAATTAATTATTAGCGTCATTAAAAATGAAAAATCAAAAAATAAATCCGGTGAATTCTATGAACCATTCCATGAATGGTTTTCAGAAATTTCTGATGGTTTGCTCGGGCGGAAATATTCATATTTTACGAAAAACTCCGAGCGAATGGAACAAATTTTCCGGAATTGGCGGTATTGTACTTTTCACGGCGATTTTCGCTACACTTTCAGCGGGTTACGCCATGTTTACGGTTTTCGATAACATTTGGCTTTCCGTGGCGTTTGCGTTTTTGTGGGGTTTAATGATTTTCAATCTGGACCGTTACATTGTTTCTTCAATCAAAAAAACCGGACCGTGGTGGAACCAGATTCTCATGGCAATTCCGCGTTTGATTTTAGCAGCTTTTCTCGGGATTATTATTTCGAAACCATTGGAGCTGAAAATTTTTGAAAAAGAAGTGAATAAGCAACTGAACACCATTATTCAAAGAAATAAAACGCAACTTCAGGCGGAAATGAACGGTAGAATATTGCAGCAATCCGGACCCTTTGAAACTGAAAAAAATCAAATTCAAACCAAAATTGCAGAATACCAAAAATCTTACGATTCCGCAGCTGTGGAATTGGAAAAAGAAATTCTCGGAAAAGAAAGCGGTTTAACCAGCGGAAAAGTGGGCTTCGGTTCTAACGCTAAACGAAAAGCTGAGCTTAAAGAACAGCGCCGCGCTGATCTGGAAAATTATCAGAAACAAATGGCGCCACGCCTGGAATATCTGGATAATGAGGTTTCTAAAGTGTACACCAACATCGAAAAAGAGCGCGATAAAACGGAAACTTTCGAAGATCAATTCAATGGTTTTGCGGCGAGACTTCAGGCTTTGGATGAACTGGGTAAAAATTCAGCCATAATCGCAGTTGCGGCAGCTTTTATTATGGGCTTGTTTATTACTTTGGAAATTGCGCCGGTTTTGGTGAAACTCATTTCAACTGTGGGGCCTTATGACCATCTTTTAGAAAAAACAGAAAATGATTTCCGGCTTTATTCAAAAGAAAAAGTAGAAAAAGGAAATGCTTTAACCGACCATCGAATTGAAGATTTCAAAGACCGGCTGAATGAAGATCAGTAATCAAAAAATTAAAAAAACCTGCTCAAAGCAGGTTTTTTTTGGTTTTGCAAATTTTTATTTTAAAGCTGATTAACCGCTTGAGCAACTTCACCAGCATTTACAACTCCTTCCGCTTGTTTTACCATTTCACCTTGTTTATTAAAAACGGTGATGATGTTGGAGTGGGAGAACACAATCGGAGAAATCTTTTTGTATTTCACGGCTAAAACATTGGCGAGCTCGCGGACAGATTCTTTGTCACTGCGCAGAAAAAGCCATGGTTCGCCGGAGATATTATTCTGTTTGGCATATTCTTTTAAAACTGCCGGTGTATCATTTTCCGGATCAATGGAAACCATTACCATGGTAGTTTCTTTCAGCCTGTCTTTATCAATTTTCTTTGCAACCTGCTTCATATCGGAAACCAAAAGCGGACAGGCGGTTTTACAACTTGTAAAAATCATCACCATAACCAGGTTTTTTCCTTTCAAATCTTTCAGCTGAAGTTGTTTCCCGTCTTGGTTTTCCCATTTTGAATCCAATAAAAATATCGACTCATTCAGGGCTTTTTTTTCGTTTTCCGCTGTTTCGGTTTTTTTGCAGGAAAACAGAAAAATTACCGAAAAAAACAGGATAAAAATATTTTTCATCATTTTGTAACATCTTTAGCACAGCGGAAACCAAGATTTCCTACCGTATAATTCGCTTTTAAACTGGAACGGAATGCGTAGCGCATGTAAGAAGCGTAATTCAAAACATCGGTGGTGCTGGTGGCACCTGCAGCGCAGAATAAGCCTTTGTCATCAAATTCCGCGGTACGGGAATCGCTCGTCGTCATGATGGAGTTGAAATCATCCGTCCATTCCCAAACCAAATCAAACATATTATAAACGCCCCAATAATTAGGTTTTGAAATTTTTACCGGGTGTTGCTCCCGATTTTTTTCGTTATAAAGGTTGATGAGGTGAGAAGAGTAGGTGGGCTTGTTGCGCGCATTAAAGGTTTCTTCATCAGCCATCGCCACAAATTCCCATTCATCTAAAGTTGGCAATCTTTTGCCAGCGCTTTTGGCATACGCTTTTGCAGCAAACCAGGATACGAAAGTTACCGCCCCGTCGGGGTTTGCACCTTTCGGCAAAGTTTCGTCGTCCTGCCAGTCTTTCAGGTAGGTTTCATCCGCGAAAGCAGCTTTTACGTTGCTGCGTTTCCATTTCGGATTTTTCTTTACAAAGTCTAAAAACTCGGCATTGGTAACAGGTCTTTCATCAAAGAAAAAATCCTGAACTTCAACCAGCGAACTGTCTTCACCGTAAAACGGCTGATATTCGGCACCTTTAATCAAAACCATTTTTACATCCGGTGTGATTGCAGCTTCTTCAAAATGTAAAGAACCTTTATGCGTGTTTGTGGCCGAAATCTTTTCGCAGGCGGTGAATAAAAAAAAGAAACCACCAAAGAATAAGATTATTTTAAAAATTTTAGACATGGTGATTTCTTTTACTGATTTATAAGTGAACAATATTATTGAACTTTATGGAAGATTTTTGGATTTTTCTCGCCGGTAACTTTCAGCATTCCGATAGCTCCTTTGTTGAAGGCACGGAAGATAGAGTGGTCCACTAAAATATAGTTTCCTGGCTCTTCTACTTTGAATTCTACCATTGCAGCGCCACCAGCAGGGATTACTGTAGTCTGAACATTTTTGTTGATCATGTCGCCACCTTCTACGTAAACTCTATCGAAGATTTCGCCAATCACGTGGAATGAAGATACCAAGTTTGGTCCACCGTTACCGACAAAGAAACGAACTGTTTCACCTACTTTAGCTTCCAAAGCGTCTGCACCCATCAATTTGTTTTTCTTACCGTTGAAGACAACATAAGTTGGTCTTTCGTCAACACCTTTGTCCTGGTCGAATTCCTGAAGACCTTTTTCGTCGGTTTTTCCTTTTGTGTAGAATTCACCTTGCATGATGTAATATTCACGGTCCACTTTTGGCAATCCACCTTCCGGTTCTACCAGGATCAAACCGTACATACCGTTTGCAATGTGTAATGGAACTGGCGCTGCAGCGCAGTGATACACATAAAGACCTGGATTTAAAGCTTTGAAATTGAAGATCGCTTCTTTTCCTGGTGCTACGTTGGTTGCTTCTGCACCACCACCCGGGCCGTTTACGGCATGAAGGTCAATGTTGTGCGGCATTACGCTGTTACTTGCGTTTTTCAGGTGAAGTTCTACTTCGTCACCTACACGCACTCTGATGAAAGTTCCCGGAACTGTGCTGTTGAAGGTCCAGAACTTGTAAGTTACACCATCAGCTAATTCGCCTTCTTCCTCAGTAGCTTCCAGGTGAACTACAACTTTTTTCGCAGCTCTGTCACCAATTGCGGCCGGAACCATTGGCGGATCTAATTTTTTCTGCACTTCTGTTTCACCACTTACTTTCATATCCATAGCTGAATTTTCAGTAGTTGTAGCGTTTTCGCCCGTAGTTTGTTTGCACGCCTGTAATGTTAAAAGGGCTAACGCAAAACTTGTGATAATTCTTTTCATTTTAAAGAGATTTTTTTACTGTTTTTTAATAGGACAAAATTATCCTAATTAGTATGTATTTCAAAATTTGCTGATATGAATTTTATCATCTGACAATAGCTTTCTTCTGCATTAAATTTTTCGGCGCTAAATGAGCATATTTTTGGTTATTACTGATGGCTATCAGGAATTTGTCGATTTTTTAAAATTTTAATTATTGGATAATTTCAGGACCAACGGTTCGGTAATATTTTTTTGCGAGTAATAATTCGCGCCGCAAATATCTGATTTTAAAGTGTAATTTCCTTTATCGATTACGAACTGGTTTTTCGACTGACGCGGAACGGGCAAATTGTAAATTTTTGTTGAATTGATGCCTACAAGCCGCAAGATCATGTCGCAGTTCGATTTATTTTCGATGACGGCGCCGGTTTGTTTTTCCTTCGGATCGGGCTCGTTGAGAAGGTAAGTCA encodes the following:
- a CDS encoding SCO family protein, translated to MMKNIFILFFSVIFLFSCKKTETAENEKKALNESIFLLDSKWENQDGKQLQLKDLKGKNLVMVMIFTSCKTACPLLVSDMKQVAKKIDKDRLKETTMVMVSIDPENDTPAVLKEYAKQNNISGEPWLFLRSDKESVRELANVLAVKYKKISPIVFSHSNIITVFNKQGEMVKQAEGVVNAGEVAQAVNQL
- the nirK gene encoding copper-containing nitrite reductase, with protein sequence MKRIITSFALALLTLQACKQTTGENATTTENSAMDMKVSGETEVQKKLDPPMVPAAIGDRAAKKVVVHLEATEEEGELADGVTYKFWTFNSTVPGTFIRVRVGDEVELHLKNASNSVMPHNIDLHAVNGPGGGAEATNVAPGKEAIFNFKALNPGLYVYHCAAAPVPLHIANGMYGLILVEPEGGLPKVDREYYIMQGEFYTKGKTDEKGLQEFDQDKGVDERPTYVVFNGKKNKLMGADALEAKVGETVRFFVGNGGPNLVSSFHVIGEIFDRVYVEGGDMINKNVQTTVIPAGGAAMVEFKVEEPGNYILVDHSIFRAFNKGAIGMLKVTGEKNPKIFHKVQ
- a CDS encoding DUF6759 domain-containing protein, with translation MKSIFSALFLLFFLSCEVLPAGSVYRSAPGSTSASKPVVKNERSEFEELMAKDQIDKRKVTAEVLTYLLNEPDPKEKQTGAVIENKSNCDMILRLVGINSTKIYNLPVPRQSKNQFVIDKGNYTLKSDICGANYYSQKNITEPLVLKLSNN
- a CDS encoding DUF4407 domain-containing protein, with the protein product MKNQKINPVNSMNHSMNGFQKFLMVCSGGNIHILRKTPSEWNKFSGIGGIVLFTAIFATLSAGYAMFTVFDNIWLSVAFAFLWGLMIFNLDRYIVSSIKKTGPWWNQILMAIPRLILAAFLGIIISKPLELKIFEKEVNKQLNTIIQRNKTQLQAEMNGRILQQSGPFETEKNQIQTKIAEYQKSYDSAAVELEKEILGKESGLTSGKVGFGSNAKRKAELKEQRRADLENYQKQMAPRLEYLDNEVSKVYTNIEKERDKTETFEDQFNGFAARLQALDELGKNSAIIAVAAAFIMGLFITLEIAPVLVKLISTVGPYDHLLEKTENDFRLYSKEKVEKGNALTDHRIEDFKDRLNEDQ
- a CDS encoding formylglycine-generating enzyme family protein; translation: MSKIFKIILFFGGFFFLFTACEKISATNTHKGSLHFEEAAITPDVKMVLIKGAEYQPFYGEDSSLVEVQDFFFDERPVTNAEFLDFVKKNPKWKRSNVKAAFADETYLKDWQDDETLPKGANPDGAVTFVSWFAAKAYAKSAGKRLPTLDEWEFVAMADEETFNARNKPTYSSHLINLYNEKNREQHPVKISKPNYWGVYNMFDLVWEWTDDFNSIMTTSDSRTAEFDDKGLFCAAGATSTTDVLNYASYMRYAFRSSLKANYTVGNLGFRCAKDVTK
- a CDS encoding fatty acid desaturase, which translates into the protein MTQEQEQQIIHDLKDWKKLIKPYASPETHLAWKQIFNTILPFIGIFILAAILYEYSLIATLAVCIVGGLFLTRVFIIQHDCGHNAFFPERKKNDVTGFITSFLTCIPYKYWARSHNHHHAHQGQLDTRTIGDVNLLTVREYEALSKFAKFKYRIYRSFPVMFIIGPAYYIFVHNRIPFITLKGWDKERKMLHFTNLFLVLFFVFLGILLSLPSFDLAYGFKKLAFIYVPILLTFVFTAIWFFYMQHQHDPNYKAWKKDWEYVLAAIKGSSYYKLPAILNFFTGNIGYHHLHHLAPKIPFYKLKKCSEENPIFQKHVSQITWWGSLKYAFYTLWDEENNRMIKFSHLKKIRVQS
- the ruvC gene encoding crossover junction endodeoxyribonuclease RuvC, whose translation is MATEKIILGIDPGTTIMGFGLISVKGSKMELLSIHELILKKYPNHETKLKYIFERTLSLIDEFHPDEVALEAPFFGKNVQSMLKLGRAQGVAMAASLYRDVPITEYSPKKIKMAITGNGNASKEQVAGMLKTLLNLKEFPTKYLDASDGLAVAVCHHFNSGNFSQDKSYTGWDSFLKQNPERLK